Within Saccharomonospora cyanea NA-134, the genomic segment GAGTCTCCCCGGCCCGGCCGAGACACCCGCGTCCTCCACGGCGGGCACCGGAGGCGAGGCTCCGAAGGTGTCGAACCCGCTGGACGCCGCATCCCTCGTGACCGACCCGTGTCAAGCACTCTCGTCGTCCCAGCTCGACCAGCTCGGGCTCACCGAAGGGCAGCCGAGGCCGAACGAAGGGTTGGAAAGCGGCGCCTGTCGCTGGGAGCGCCCCGAAGGAAGCCTGGACTCCGTCGACCTCACGGTCATCGCCGAGAACGGTAACGGTCTGAGCGCCCTCTACGCGGACAAGGAGTCCAACGAGTACTTCGAGCCCACTGAGATCGCTGGGTATCCCGCCGTCTACGCGAGTCTCCTCGACAGCAGGGACTCGGGAATCTGTGACCTGTGGATCGGCGTCAACGAACGCGAAGTTCTCCACGTCATGACAAATCTCGCCTCGACGAAGACCGCCGAGGCGTCGTGCGGGCTGGCCGCCGACGTCGCCGAAGCCGCCATCACCACCCTGGGGGGTTGATCACGAATGCCACTGTTCCTGGTTCCCATCGTGGCCGGTGTCGTGAGCGGTGGCGCCGCCTACGGCGCCATGACGCAGGACGAGGCCGGCGACTACTCGGCGGATGCCGGTGGCCGCCAGCTCAACGCGCACCAGATCTACGAGCAGCTCCGGGCGGGCGACAACGGTAGCTCGCTGATGACCGGCCGGGACTCCGCCTCCACGCTGAAGAACAGCTTCGGCGAGCGGATCGGCGAGATGGACGCCCTGGCCAGCAGGATGGACGAGGCGTGGCAGGGCGATTCCGCCGAGGCCGCCAAGGCCGGAGCCCACCCGCTGAAGCAGTGGCTGGAGGACTCGCAGATCAAGCTGTACGAGAGCGACAACACCATGGCCTCGCAGCTCGACGCCTTCAACACGGTGATGTCGCAGGTGCAGCCGGTGCCCGCCCAGCCGCCGGAGAGCGACTTCCTCAACGACATCACGCCGTGGGAGACCGACACCGACCGGGCCATCCAGCAGTACAACGCGATGGCTCAGGCCAACGTCGAGGCTTACAACGCCTACTACGCGGCCAGCAGCTCCAACGCCCAGTCGATGCCCAACTACAGCACCGTCGACGGCGAGTTCGGTGACGTCGAGGTCGACGGCAGCGGCACCGGCGGTGGTGGCGGTGCCGGTGGCGGCAGTATCGGTGGTGGTCCGTACCCCGGCGGCAGCGTGCCCAGCGGCTCCTACCCCGGCGGCGGGGGCTCCTACCCCGGCGGCGGTGCCGGTGGCGGCAGTATCGGTGGTGGTCCGTACCCCGGCGGCAGCGTGCCCAGCGGCTCCTACCCCGGCGGTGGCGGCTCCTACGCCGGTGGCGGCGGGCCCGGCTACCAGTACACCCCGGGCCAGTACGACGACAGCACGAGCGCCTCGAACTTCACCGTGCCCAAGACGACCGTTCCGGACTTCAGCACCGGTGGCGGGGGCTATTCGCCGAACCTGTCCACCGGAGGTGGCCCCGGTGGCGGCCTCGGTCCGGGTGGTAGCGGCGGTGGCTTCAGCGGCGCCGGCGGCCCGGGCGCGCTCGGTGCCGGCGGTGCGATG encodes:
- a CDS encoding DUF3558 domain-containing protein, with translation MNRTARAVSVLALVTAASVLTACGDDSAANPPSLPGPAETPASSTAGTGGEAPKVSNPLDAASLVTDPCQALSSSQLDQLGLTEGQPRPNEGLESGACRWERPEGSLDSVDLTVIAENGNGLSALYADKESNEYFEPTEIAGYPAVYASLLDSRDSGICDLWIGVNEREVLHVMTNLASTKTAEASCGLAADVAEAAITTLGG